The genomic DNA CTCCAGGAAGTCGTTGCCCGTCCGGTAGTAGCGCACCAGGTCGTAGTCGGCCTTGTCGCGCTCGGGCTCGGAGTCGAGGTCCGACTCGTCGAACGTCTCGTAGGCCCAGGTGAACACCGCCATCTGACGGCCCGCGTCGTTGACGTAGTAGTGGCGGTCGACGTCGTGGCCCGCGAACGAGAGGACCCGCGCCACCGCGTCGCCGACGATGGGGTTGCGCGCCCGGCCGACGTGGACCGGCCCGGTCGGGTTCGCGGAGGTGTGCTCGACGACGACCTGTTGGCCGGTGGAATCGAGGTGGCCGAAGTCGGCCGACTGGGCCTGCTCGACCGTGCCGGCGTAGTAGGCGTCGCTCGGCGCGAAGTTGACGTAGGCTCCCTGCGCCGAGGCGCCCTCGATCAGGTCGTACTCGGCGACGTCGATCTCGTCGGCAATCTGGCCTGCGACTTGGGGCGGGGGCGCGCCGACCTCGCCGGCCAGGCGGAACGCCGCGCTGGAGGCGAGCACGGCGTCGACGCCCTCCGGCGGGTCCTCGACCCCGAGGTCGTCGGTCGGCAGGTCGAGCGCGTCGAGCGCGGAGACGAGCGCGGCCTCCACCTCGTCCCGGAACTGGAGATACATGTTGGTGGTTGGTTTTCGACCGGCGGGTAAATGGGTTTCTGAACCGCGGCAGTCGGGGCGGCGCGGACGTAGGCCGAACGGCGACGCACGGACGAGACGTCCACTTCCGTCGGGCTCAGACGCGCTCGACCAAGGTGGCGATGCCCTGGCCGAAGCCGATACACATCGTGCAGAGGCCGTACCGACCGCCGCAGTCCTCGAGCTGGGCGGCGAGCTTGCCCAGCAGCACCGCGCCGGTCGCACCCAGCGGGTGGCCGTGGGCGATGGCGCCGCCCCAGACGTTGGTCCGGTCCCAGTCGGCGCCGGTCGCTTCGAGCCACGCCTGTACGACCGGGGCGAACGCCTCGTTGACCTCGAACCGGTCGACGTCGGCCACCGTCAGGTCGTTCTGATCGAGAATCTCCTCGGTCGCCGGAATCGGCCCCGTCAGCATCGTCTTCGGGTCGACGCCGACGACGTGGGTGTCGACGATGCGCACCGACGGCTCCCAGCCGCGGGCCTCGCAGGCCGACTCGGAGGCGACCAGCGTCGCCGCCGCCCCGTCGACGATGCCCGAGGAGTTGCCGGCGTGGACGACGCCGTCGCCCTCCTCGCGGAACACCAGCGGGAGCTCGTCCAGCGTCTCGCGGTCGGTCCCGGGTCGCGGGTGCTCGTCGCGCTCGACGGTGACGGCCTCGCCGTCGACCTCGGTCTCCACGGGGACGATCTGGTCGTCGTACTTCCCGGCCTCGGCCGCCTCGCCCCACCGCCGCTGGGAGTCGACCGCGATGCGGTCGGCCGCCTCGCGTGCGAACCCCCACTCGTCGGCGATGCGCTCGGCGCCCTCGCCCTGGGAGGTCAGCTCGTCGAAGTGCTCGAAGTACGTCTCGGTGACGTTGGCGGGGTCGGCGTAGCTGCGCTCGTCGGACGCGGCGTCGCTGGCCATCGGGACCCGGGTCATGTGCTCGACGCCGCCGGCGACCAGCACGTCGTGCATCCCGCCGCGGACCTGCCCGGCCGCGAAGTTGACGGCCTGCTGGCCCGACCCGCACATCCGGTTGAGTTGGACGCCGGGCACGTCCTCGCCCCAGCCGGCGACCATCGGGGCTATCCGGCCGACGTTGAGCCCCTGCTCGCCGACCGGCGTCACGCAGCCGTAGATGACGTCCTCGACGGCTTCGGCGCCGTCGAACCCGTTTCGCGCCTCCAGCGCCCGCAGGGGTTCGGCCGCGAGGTCCTGCGGATGGGTGTCGGTGAACGACCCGCCGCGCTTCCCGAGCGGCGTCCGCACCGCGTCGACGATGTACGCGTCTTCCATGGCGGGCGGATTCACGCCGACCGGCCTTTACACTTCGGGAACGCTCGGCACGCGAAGCGGCGTTCCGCGGTCGCGTTCCCGCCGGATCGCGCTCGCGCCGGTCGCCCCGACCGACTCCGTCCCTACCGGATCGCGTCCGCCTCGCGGAGCGCGGCGAGGTCCGCGTCGGCGAGGCCGACCTCCCGGAGCACCTCGTCGGTGTGCTGGCCGCGCTCCGGGACGCGCTCGTCGGTCGCCTCGGGTTCGGCGCTGCTCCGCCCGGGGAAGCCGACCCTCGGCGGAGCGTCGTCGGGGCGTTCCACGACGCCGCGGGCCTCGAACTGCGGGTGCTCGACCGCCTCCGCGGGCGTGTTGACCGGCGCCGTCATCGTCTCATCGCCCAGCGTCTCCAGCCAGCGCTCGCGCGACCGGCTCGCGAACAGGGCCGCGAGTTCGTCCCGCAGCGCCTCGCGGACGGCCGGGTCGTCGGTCCCGTGCTTGCCCGTCAGGTCCTCGCGGCCGACCGCCTCGCAGAACGCCGCCCAGAACGCGGGCTCCAGCGCCGCGAGCGTGACGTACCGCCCGTCCGCGCACTCGTAGACGTCGTACCACGGGACCCCGCCGGTCAGCTCCGTCTCGCCCGGCCGGGGGTTCCCGCCGGTCAGGGCCGGATACGCGACCGACTGGGAGAACGAGAGCACGACGTCCGACATCGCGACGTCGACGTACTCGCCGCCGGTGTTGCCGAGTTCGCGCGAGGCGAGCGCGCCCACGACCGCGAACGCGGCGAACAGCCCGCCGCCGAGGTCGGCGACCTGGTAGCCCGGAATCTGCGGCGGCGCGTCGGCGTCCTCGCGGGTCATGTCGAGCAGGCCGGCGAGGCCGACGTAGTTGAGGTCGTGGCCGGCCCGGTCGGCGTAGGGGCCGGTCTGCCCGTACCCCGAGAGCGAGCAGTAGACGAGCTCGCCGTTGTGCTTCCGGAGCGTCTCGTAGTCGACCCCCAGCCGGTCGACGACGCCCGGCCGGAACTGCTCGACCACGGCGTCGGCGGACTCGACCAGCGCGTAGAACGCCTCCCGGCCCGCCTCCGACTTGAGGTCGACGGCGACGCTGCGCTTGCCCCGGTTGACCGAGTCGAACATCGCGCCCACGTCGCGGTCGGTGAACGGCCCCATCTCCCTGGCGTAGTCGCCGCGGTCGGGGTCCTCGACCTTCACCACGTCCGCCCCGGCGTCGGCCAGCAGCTGGGTCGCGTACGGACCGGGCAGGAGCCGCGTCAGGTCGAGCACTCGAACGCCGTCGAGTCGCATAGCGCGACCTCGGCCGAGCGGACCTTAAAAGTCGGGGCGGCCGCGCACGCGACCCGGACGACCGCCGGCCCATCGCCGAGCTATATGTGGCGCGGCCGCCTCGGCATACGGTGACGAGACCATGTCCGATTCGACCTACGAGACCATCCGCGTCGAACGCGACGAGAGCGCGGCCACCGTGACGCTCGCCCGGCCGGACCACCT from Halorussus rarus includes the following:
- a CDS encoding thiolase family protein, giving the protein MEDAYIVDAVRTPLGKRGGSFTDTHPQDLAAEPLRALEARNGFDGAEAVEDVIYGCVTPVGEQGLNVGRIAPMVAGWGEDVPGVQLNRMCGSGQQAVNFAAGQVRGGMHDVLVAGGVEHMTRVPMASDAASDERSYADPANVTETYFEHFDELTSQGEGAERIADEWGFAREAADRIAVDSQRRWGEAAEAGKYDDQIVPVETEVDGEAVTVERDEHPRPGTDRETLDELPLVFREEGDGVVHAGNSSGIVDGAAATLVASESACEARGWEPSVRIVDTHVVGVDPKTMLTGPIPATEEILDQNDLTVADVDRFEVNEAFAPVVQAWLEATGADWDRTNVWGGAIAHGHPLGATGAVLLGKLAAQLEDCGGRYGLCTMCIGFGQGIATLVERV
- a CDS encoding CaiB/BaiF CoA transferase family protein → MRLDGVRVLDLTRLLPGPYATQLLADAGADVVKVEDPDRGDYAREMGPFTDRDVGAMFDSVNRGKRSVAVDLKSEAGREAFYALVESADAVVEQFRPGVVDRLGVDYETLRKHNGELVYCSLSGYGQTGPYADRAGHDLNYVGLAGLLDMTREDADAPPQIPGYQVADLGGGLFAAFAVVGALASRELGNTGGEYVDVAMSDVVLSFSQSVAYPALTGGNPRPGETELTGGVPWYDVYECADGRYVTLAALEPAFWAAFCEAVGREDLTGKHGTDDPAVREALRDELAALFASRSRERWLETLGDETMTAPVNTPAEAVEHPQFEARGVVERPDDAPPRVGFPGRSSAEPEATDERVPERGQHTDEVLREVGLADADLAALREADAIR